AGcaatatgaacaaatttgaaaagttgtgaaagtaaatgtttaaaaaacaagaTTAAAAACAGGGAAAAGGACCAACGCTTAACGCAGCCAACTTACATTGCTGCGCTTTTAATGTCGCCAAAGTGAAAGCTTAGTTCAGTGAATGATGAGAACCATACAGACAATAACTGTGAAGCAGATTTACTTTTTATCAGTTAGTGTCCTTGTTATAGCCGGATACATTTCTAATCGCAGGAACATAAATCGTTTCTAGTCCACTACTGGCCAGAACAAAGAAATTTCTGCCCTTTGTTACTCGATAATAGAGAATAAAATGATAGGTTTGAATAGCAGGTTTTAAGGACTTCTGAGTAATCTTGGTGAGCTCTATAAAACTAAATTTAGATAAGAAAAcagttttcacaaaaatatgaatagttAAAATCAGAGCTGCATCTGAGGACTTAAATCTTAAAACCTTCATTAAATTGACTACACTATTACAGATTTAttgtaaaatttatataaactttttttttgtattttacagATAACATGGATAGATGGTCTCGGCAATGTTCTATCTAATGGTATTGAATATGTTAAAGAACCTTTAGCTGATTCAAGAAGATCAACTGCCAAATCAATACTTAAATTAGCACCTAAAAAAGAGCACCATAACACAACATTTACATGTCAAGCACAAAATACTGCAGATCGAACATATCGTTCTGCTAAACTTTTATTAGAGGTAAAAGATTTATTatattaacataaaataaaaagaaaatgttataaatatttttttgtttttaggttaAATATGCTCCTAAAGTAACCGTTTCTGTTGTTGGTGGATCTTTGGCTGGTGGAAGAATACCAGAAGGAGCTGAAGTTATACTTTCATGCCAAGCTGATGCTAATCCAAAAGAACTGAGTTATAAATGGTTTATTAATGATGAACTTGTTACTGGAGATTATACTACAAAAATGGTGAggatacttttttaaataaaatcatcctaaaaatatgcaacagttttaaatttttctttaaaaactaaataaaaacaattattttttagattattCACAACATATCACGACAATATCACGATGCTATAGTTAAGTGTGAAGTATTTAATGCAGTTGGCAAGAGCGAAGAAAGCGAAACATTAGACATAAGTTGTAAGTATCTAAACTTGACAAaggttttcttcaaaattcaacaaccattttttaatttcccagATGGTCCAGTTTTTAAACATCGACCAGAATCAGTTGAAGCTGATATCGGAAGTACTGTTAATTTAAGATGTGAAGTCGATGGCAATCCGCCCCCAGAAATCGAATGGATAAATGAGAACTCCGAAAGAGTAAGTAAACTAATTTTGACCCAAAATGTTCGACTTTCTTTACAGAAGTTTATTATTTCTAGGTTGTGGGTACCTCATCCAATCTCACCCTAaaagtcaattctgattcagCTGGCCGTTACTATTGCAAAGCCAATGTTATAGGTTTTACAGAAATTGGAGCTGAAGCTACAGTTTATGTCAAACGTGCTCCCATCATAACATCGCACAAAGTTCAATTTGGCTCTATAGGCAATAGAGTTAAAGTTGATTGTTTAGCATTTAGTGTTCCAAAGTCTGATAATATAATATGGCTCTTCGAAGGCCATCCAATCAATGTCAGTTTTGATGATGCATACACTTTGGAGGAGCAACATTTTCCCGAAGGTGTTAAAGCTTCTCTGATTATAAGAGAAAGCCAATCCAGTCAATATGGCAAATACAATTGTACAGTTGTAAATAGTTATGGAAGTGATTCCATAGTGATTACTCTTATACCAGAAAGTAGGTTAAAAATTGTTCCTTGAAgtcctttaatttaataatacttttttttcaaacaggaACAATTCCTTATTTCTTTGTTGTGATGGGATCTGTGACAGGTGTTGCTGTAATTATTATGGTGGCCATGCTTGTTGTGGTCTATCTTAAGCGAGCCAAGAAGAAGCCTCTTCCAGCCGATGTTATCCCAGAGGGTAGGGTCAATGATAAACTAAATGACATGAAAACCGATATCCGCTCTGGAGGATATGACGTTGACTACTCAGAAACCTGCTCGGGATCAGAGAGCTTAGCGATAAATTTGACATCAGCACCAATGCCAGATATTGCAACGAAAGGTGGAACCTTAGGAGTACCACTAGCTGGTCCAGTCAAGCTTACTAATGAGGATAGGTAAGAACACCTTGAAAAACTCTCCATTTGATTTCTTTCTATAATTTATTTCTGACTTTAAAGGTTTTCTGGTGAGTTCAGTGATCGTTATAATCGTTGTATGGTGAAGAATCAAAAGAACCAGGACATCAAAGATAATAACGGTTATGCACCGTACTTTGAATATGCCCTCGATTACAGCCCACCAACGGATAGTATAAGCAAGTCAGCCTCAAACACCTTGACAACATCAACTACCCTACCCCACTACAATAATCCCATATCATCGGGCAATATGAGCCTTCCAAGAGCTCGAAATGAACCCCAATATGTGCAAAGTGCAATGCAAAATGGTTTTCTAGGTAAATCCAACTTCTTTATCTATGATTTCAAAGCCTAATTATAACTTTCTTTACAGGACAACCTTTGCTGCAAAATGGCTTAGCCATAGATAGCAGATTTAGTGCGATTTATGGCAATCCATACCTACGAACATCGAGTACAATACTCCCACCTTTGCCACCGCCAAGTACAGCTAATCCAGCAGCAACACCTGCTCCACCACCATATCATGCTCCTAGAAATCATCCTTCTAGCATAAGTGGCAGCACTGCTGCAACGTCCCTAAAGAGCTTTGGTCCCAGTGCCATAGGCATTGGAAGTATCGGAAGTAATAGCAACAGCAATCTGACAGCGAGTAGCAATACACTACACTCCATTGCACCCCTGACAACGATACAATCCCCGTCGCAGGCGCTCAACCAAAGTCCTTCGGGACAATTCATATTGCCCTCGAATGGCAATACGAAAAAAGGTGCTTTAGCCACGCatgtttaatacaaaaaaaaaacttagacttatagcaaaacaaatcaattcaaaaaatgaaagtttATACCATATTGTGATTTCtagagttaattataaaaaaattttaaaaaattaaaaaaagaaaaaaaaaatcaatgcatatataaaaaaaattaataaaacaaaaaaaaaacaatatgatttGTTTTTCATAACGGAAAGTAGATAGATTGTAAATGTTTTTATAAGCCAAAttaattagttaaaaaataaaaattaaacttaaattaaattaataaaaaaaaacgaaaaaataaatataaatttaaattaaaaaaaaaaatgaaacacgtATCAATTAAGAATCTAGTAAGTGTATGTgaatataaattatatatataatataaatatatgaaaaatgCTGCCTTATTATTCCTTGTAAATTCTGATCTAATTTATAACGAAAAAGTGAGACGTACTTATATctctatataaaaataataaaaaaaaatctattagatGAATCTAAtaatttcactcaaaaaaaaatgttattttgttttctttattattgCATGCGGatagaatgt
This DNA window, taken from Episyrphus balteatus chromosome 2, idEpiBalt1.1, whole genome shotgun sequence, encodes the following:
- the LOC129908647 gene encoding irregular chiasm C-roughest protein, which encodes MPNNHHSISLNTIRTTTTTTTTPLLVHLWLVIILTVILLLPTTEVKSLKVSGISEEKSSATASSEGQRFAMEPQDQTAVVGSRVTLPCRVMGKIGALQWTKDDFGLGQHRNLSGFERYSMVGSDEEGDFSLDIYPVMLDDDAKYQCQVGPGPLGEPGIRSRFAKLTILVPPEAPKILQGDYLVTTEDREIELECVSVGGKPAAEITWIDGLGNVLSNGIEYVKEPLADSRRSTAKSILKLAPKKEHHNTTFTCQAQNTADRTYRSAKLLLEVKYAPKVTVSVVGGSLAGGRIPEGAEVILSCQADANPKELSYKWFINDELVTGDYTTKMIIHNISRQYHDAIVKCEVFNAVGKSEESETLDISYGPVFKHRPESVEADIGSTVNLRCEVDGNPPPEIEWINENSERVVGTSSNLTLKVNSDSAGRYYCKANVIGFTEIGAEATVYVKRAPIITSHKVQFGSIGNRVKVDCLAFSVPKSDNIIWLFEGHPINVSFDDAYTLEEQHFPEGVKASLIIRESQSSQYGKYNCTVVNSYGSDSIVITLIPERTIPYFFVVMGSVTGVAVIIMVAMLVVVYLKRAKKKPLPADVIPEGRVNDKLNDMKTDIRSGGYDVDYSETCSGSESLAINLTSAPMPDIATKGGTLGVPLAGPVKLTNEDRFSGEFSDRYNRCMVKNQKNQDIKDNNGYAPYFEYALDYSPPTDSISKSASNTLTTSTTLPHYNNPISSGNMSLPRARNEPQYVQSAMQNGFLGQPLLQNGLAIDSRFSAIYGNPYLRTSSTILPPLPPPSTANPAATPAPPPYHAPRNHPSSISGSTAATSLKSFGPSAIGIGSIGSNSNSNLTASSNTLHSIAPLTTIQSPSQALNQSPSGQFILPSNGNTKKGALATHV